A single window of Hyla sarda isolate aHylSar1 chromosome 2, aHylSar1.hap1, whole genome shotgun sequence DNA harbors:
- the LOC130357313 gene encoding olfactory receptor 52E8-like, whose amino-acid sequence MENVFNITKNLVLLGLVEMEALKYWYGFLSIVLYSFIVLLSIIIVFVVCKEPKLHEPMYILISNLVLNGIFGSSSFFPKLILDLMTSSTTITHGNCAAQALCVTLFAIYEMSTFTIMAYDRYLAVCHPLHYGMLVTNERIINLIVGSLVLAFVLVLTAVLLTWRLPLCGNSINNIFCDNMSMVILSCVDSSISQLFSASVVLFYLCVTILVTVFSYLKIFVVCLKISGESRQKAVHTLVTHLLNFSVFLLGFLFIFIRYRLGSIKLPIISHVLLSVTTLIVPPLFNPLIYGVRTHDLNVRVTYYLQTIHAFPQFTKIHRPSAHVSVINNTYQRQ is encoded by the coding sequence ATGGAAAATGTATTCAACATCACCAAAAATCTTGTCCTCCTGGGACTTGTGGAGATGGAAGCACTAAAATATTGGTATGGTTTTCTGTCTATTGTCCTATATTCATTCATTGTACTCTTAAGTATTATTATAGTTTTCGTTGTCTGCAAAGAACCAAAGTTACACGAACCCATGTACATCCTCATAAGTAATCTGGTCCTCAATGGAATTTTTGGCAGCTCGTCCTTTTTCCCGAAGCTGATACTCGACCTCATGACCTCGTCCACGACCATCACTCATGGTAACTGTGCCGCTCAAGCTCTGTGTGTTACGTTATTTGCTATCTATGAAATGAGCACCTTCACCATAATGGCGTATGACCGATATTTGGCCGTTTGTCACCCGCTGCACTATGGCATGTTGGTAACCAATGAGAGGATTATAAATCTCATTGTTGGGTCCTTAGTATTGGCCTTTGTACTTGTGCTCACAGCCGTGCTCCTCACATGGAGACTTCCCCTTTGTGGGAATAGTATAAACAATATCTTTTGTGACAATATGTCCATGGTCATTCTCTCCTGTGTGGACTCCTCCATCAGTCAACTCTTCTCCGCTTCTGTGGTCCTTTTCTACTTGTGTGTCACCATCTTGGTCACCGTTTTCTCCTACCTGAAGATATTTGTCGTCTGCTTGAAAATCTCTGGAGAATCGCGCCAGAAAGCCGTCCACACCCTGGTCACCCATCTACTCAACTTCTCTGTCTTTTTACTTGGGTTCCTATTTATCTTTATCAggtacagattaggcagcatcaaGCTCCCCATTATTAGCCACGTTCTTCTCTCTGTCACTACACTCATCGTTCCaccattgtttaaccccttgatCTATGGTGTCCGGACACATGACCTGAACGTTAGGGTCACTTACTATTTACAGACAATTCATGCTTTTCCacaatttactaaaatacatagGCCTTCTGCACATGTATCTGTTATTAATAACACTTATCAGAGACAATAA